The genomic segment GATGCGGGATCAACTGGTCTCGCGGAGGCCAGTGACTGTGATTCCGGTGGTCGTCACTCGAGCCGAGATTCAGGCAGCGGGTACGACCTTGTTTCAAGCAGCAGGCTGGATCGAACCACGTCCCACACCGACCAGCGCCGCCGCCTTGACAGAGGGCGTGGTGGAATCGTTACTCGTTGTTGAAGGTCAGGCGGTTGCCGCCGGAGAGCCGGTGGCGAAACTGATCGATATCGACGCGAGGTTAGCTTTACAGGAAGCCCAGGCCACCCTGGATTTGCGTGAGGCAGAAGTCCGCAGCGCGGAAGGCGAGTTGAAGGCGGCCAAACTTCGCATTGAGTTTCCGGTCCATTTGGAAGCGCAGTTGGCCGACGCCGAATCGCTCCTGGCAAAAACGCAGACCGAACTGGTCAAACTGCCGTTTCTTATCAAATCGGCAGCAGCGCGATTGGACTATGCCCGCAACAACCTTGACGGCAAACAATCGGCGGGTCTCGGCATTGCCGGGCGAACATTGCAACTGGCTGAAAGCGAATTTGCGGCTGCCCAGGCCGATTTGAGCGAACTGCAGCAACGCGGGCCAAGTTTACAGCGCGAAGAAGCCGCCCTGCAGAAGAAGAAGAAGGCCGTTGCCGACCAATTGATGCGACTCGTCGAAGAATCTCGTCAACTGGAGAGTGCGCTCGCCAGTTTGCAGGCAGCCAAGGCGATCCGGGATCGGGCCAGACTGGCTGTTGAAAAAGCAAACCTCAATCTGGATCGCACGATTGTCCGCAGCCCTGGTCGGGGCACGGTCATGCAGTTGATCGCGCATCCCGGCACCCGCGTCATGGGACTGGACGCCAACGCGACCCGCAGTGCCAGCACGGTCGTCACGCTCTACGACCCGGAGATGCTGCAAGTGCGTGCCGATGTTCGGCTGGAGGATGTACCGAGGGTGCAGCCTGGACAACCGGTCGAAGTCCAAACGGCTTCATCCAAAGAGACCATTCATGGAACGGTGCTGAGGGCCACCTCGTCCGCAAACATTCAGAAGAACACCTTGGAAGTCAAAATTGCGTTGGAACATCCTCCGGCGACCGTCCGTCCCGAAATGCTCGTGACCGCCACGTTTCAGGCTCCGCCGCCGCCCGAGACGGAACAAAGCCAGGCCCGTGAGATTGAGCGACTGCTCATTCCTCGGCAATTGGTCGAAAAAGCGGACGGTGCAGCCGTCGTCTGGGTCGCAGATGCGAATAGTAGAGCCCGTCGACGCAGCGTCCAACTTGGCCAGTCGGGCACGGAGGCGTTGGTCGAAGTTGTGGATGGACTGACGGCGACTGACAAACTGATCGCGGGAGGGCGGGAAGGACTCGCGGAGGGAGACCCCGTCCATGTCACTGGCGAAGATGCCAGTCTCGGAATCTCCTCGCGATGACCACACCGGATCAGCATTCAAACAGGAACAAACGCATGGCTCTCGTGGAAATCCGGAACCTCACCCGCTGGTTCAAAAAAGGGGACGAAGTCATCACACCCCTTGATGATATTGATCTCGACGTTGAGAAAGGTGATTTCATTTCTCTCATGGGCCCCAGCGGTACTGGCAAGAGCACGCTGCTGAACGTCGTCAGCGGCATCGACCAACCTCAATCTGGAAGCGTCCGCGTGGACGGCGTCGAGATCACGAAACTGTCCCGTGGGCAATTGGCCGACTGGCGTGCGGCCAATCTGGGTTACATCTTTCAGACGCACAACCTTATTCCGGTCCTCACAGCCCATGAGAACATCGAACTGCCGCTGCTGTTGCTGCCGCTGTCTGGAGCTGACCGCAGAAGACGCATTGAACTCGCCATGGAAGCCGTCGGCCTGACCGACCGCGCCCATCACTATCCCCGCCAGCTCTCCGGGGGGCAGGAACAACGGGTGGGCATCGCGCGGGCAATCGTCGCGCATCCCAAAGTGGTCGTGGCAGATGAGCCAACAGGCAGCCTGGATGCCGAGACCAGTCAGCAGATTCAGGTGCTGCTGCAACGACTCAATCAGGAACTGGAAATCACCATGTTGATGGTGACCCATGACGACCATATCGCCGCGATCGCTTCTCGGCAATTGCGACTCGATCGCGGCAAGATTATCGAAACCGGAAACACAGGCAAAAGCCATTTCCCGCTGGTCGCTGGAAGCCGCTGATGCAATGAGGTTGGTCCCATGTTTCGCTTTGTGCCGTATGTCTTCAAGAGTCTGTGGGGACACCGTGCCCGGACGCTGCTGACCGTCAGCGGAGCGGCTGTCGCGATGTTCGTGTTCTGTTTCGTCGGGTCGGTGCAGGAGGGTCTCGATCGACTGACTTCCGATGAGGATGCGCAGCGGACGCTAATTGTGTTTCAGGAAAATCGGTTCTGCCCGACCAGCAGCCGGCTGCCGGAAGATTACGCGCGGCGCATCGCAGTAATCCCCGGCGTGAAGAATGTGATGCCGATTCAGGTATGGACGAACAACTGCCGGGCAAGC from the Planctomicrobium piriforme genome contains:
- a CDS encoding ABC transporter ATP-binding protein; the encoded protein is MALVEIRNLTRWFKKGDEVITPLDDIDLDVEKGDFISLMGPSGTGKSTLLNVVSGIDQPQSGSVRVDGVEITKLSRGQLADWRAANLGYIFQTHNLIPVLTAHENIELPLLLLPLSGADRRRRIELAMEAVGLTDRAHHYPRQLSGGQEQRVGIARAIVAHPKVVVADEPTGSLDAETSQQIQVLLQRLNQELEITMLMVTHDDHIAAIASRQLRLDRGKIIETGNTGKSHFPLVAGSR
- a CDS encoding efflux RND transporter periplasmic adaptor subunit gives rise to the protein MNSQLNLRGLALERSERSRQSPRHRRAWLSRYIVPGGIVLGFLGLLGWGMRDQLVSRRPVTVIPVVVTRAEIQAAGTTLFQAAGWIEPRPTPTSAAALTEGVVESLLVVEGQAVAAGEPVAKLIDIDARLALQEAQATLDLREAEVRSAEGELKAAKLRIEFPVHLEAQLADAESLLAKTQTELVKLPFLIKSAAARLDYARNNLDGKQSAGLGIAGRTLQLAESEFAAAQADLSELQQRGPSLQREEAALQKKKKAVADQLMRLVEESRQLESALASLQAAKAIRDRARLAVEKANLNLDRTIVRSPGRGTVMQLIAHPGTRVMGLDANATRSASTVVTLYDPEMLQVRADVRLEDVPRVQPGQPVEVQTASSKETIHGTVLRATSSANIQKNTLEVKIALEHPPATVRPEMLVTATFQAPPPPETEQSQAREIERLLIPRQLVEKADGAAVVWVADANSRARRRSVQLGQSGTEALVEVVDGLTATDKLIAGGREGLAEGDPVHVTGEDASLGISSR